The Pleuronectes platessa chromosome 13, fPlePla1.1, whole genome shotgun sequence genome includes a window with the following:
- the LOC128455112 gene encoding high affinity choline transporter 1, giving the protein MALNVLGLAVMAVFYLLILGTGIWSEERKCNVDGIGMTLLASCNINLLLGIFTLTASWVGGGFILGLAEATYNPTLGAVWALMPVAYVLTFFLGGFFFAKPMREKKYVTMMDHFQQKYGNVLSVLLIIPALVADVLWVARTLVSLGGTMSVILDLSYVYSIIISSVVAIIYTLLGGLYSVASKDVIQLILVFVSLWVCVPFLLTNPHSLDISLTAYNQTFQAPWVGTVKLDEAGKWIDDFMLLALGGLAYQAFYQRILSASSYTQAQVTCYASSAFCLVLGIPSVLVGAVAASTDWNATSYGLPTPYERDQAGSILPIALLYLMPAYISVIGIGAVAAAVMSSMDSALLSASLLSSNIYKNILRKQASDCEMQWAIRISVVVVGMAGTALSFLDSSVLVFWLVGADMSYTIMFPQLVCILFCKVSNGYGASVGYMIAVFIRILSGEPLIGLPPAIRFPGCRLDAKGVLTQYFPFRTTIMVMSLVSILLFSWLGSIVFNKDLLSEKWDVFRIKRKQISAARATDDKRNDSANEEASTARELLDTTSL; this is encoded by the exons ATGGCTCTCAATGTGCTCGGTCTGGCGGTGATGGCAGTGTTCTACCTTTTAATCTTGGGCACGGGCATCTGGTCGGAGGAGAGAAAGTGCAATGTAGATGGAATAGGGATGACTCTATTGGCCAGCTGTAACATCAACTTACTCCTCGGCATTTTCACTCTTACAG CTTCGTGGGTTGGTGGAGGCTTCATCCTTGGTTTAGCTGAGGCAACATACAACCCAACCCTGGGCGCAGTGTGGGCCCTCATGCCTGTGGCTTATGTACTGACCTTCTTCTTAG gtggctttttctttgccaagCCCATGAGAGAGAAGAAGTATGTGACAATGATGGACCACTTCCAGCAGAAGTATGGCAACGTCCTGAGCGTTTTGCTAATCATTCCCGCACTAGTGGCTGATGTCCTGTGGGTGGCACGCACACTCGTCAGTCTGG GGGGAACTATGAGTgtgatcctggatctgtcctACGTCTACtccatcatcatctcctcaGTGGTGGCCATAATCTACACACTGCTGGGGGGGCTCTACTCTGTGGCTTCCAAAGACGTTATCCAGCTCATACTCGTCTTTGTCAGCCTG TGGGTGTGTGTTCCCTTCCTGTTGACCAACCCTCACTCTCTGGACATCTCGCTGACAGCCTACAACCAGACCTTCCAGGCTCCCTGGGTCGGAACGGTGAAGCTCGACGAGGCCGGAAAGTGGATTGACGACTTCATGCTGCTG GCTCTGGGGGGCTTGGCCTACCAGGCGTTCTACCAAAGGATCCTGTCAGCCTCATCTTACACCCAGGCTCAAGTGACCTGCTATGCCTCCTCCGCCTTCTGCCTGGTGCTGGGTATACCCTCTGTGCTGGTGGGAGCTGTGGCTGCATCTACAG ACTGGAACGCAACCAGCTATGGATTGCCCACCCCATATGAGCGTGACCAGGCAGGCTCTATCCTCCCTATCGCCCTGCTGTACCTCATGCCAGCCTACATCTCTGTCATCGGCATTGGAGCTGTCGCTGCCGCTGTTATGTCCTCCATGGACTCAGCTCTTCTGTCCGCCTCATTGTTGTCTTCAAATATTTACAAGAACATCCTCAGGAAGCAG GCTTCAGACTGTGAGATGCAGTGGGCGATCCGTATctcagtggtggtggtgggtatGGCTGGCACCGCGCTTTCCTTCCTGGACAGCAGCGTCCTGGTCTTCTGGCTCGTGGGTGCTGATATGTCCTACACAATCATGTTCCCTCAGCTAGTCTGCATCCTCTTCTGCAAGGTGTCTAACGGTTATGGTGCCAGCGTGGGCTACATGATTGCAGTATTCATAAGGATCTTGAGCGGCGAGCCCCTCATAGGCCTGCCACCCGCAATCAGGTTCCCCGGCTGTCGGCTGGATGCCAAAGGAGTCTTAACCCAGTACTTTCCCTTCCGCACTACCATCATGGTCATGTCACTTGTGTCCATTCTGCTGTTCTCCTGGTTGGGGTCCATCGTTTTCAACAAGGACCTGCTTTCCGAGAAGTGGGATGTGTTTAGGATCAAACGCAAGCAGATTTCTGCGGCAAGAGCCACGGACGACAAGAGGAACGACTCGGCTAACGAAGAAGCCTCCACGGCAAGGGAGCTTCTGGACACCACCAGTCTCTAA